The Niastella koreensis GR20-10 genome includes a window with the following:
- a CDS encoding PhnA domain-containing protein, with protein MKLEDQLRQRSGNQCELCKSGDLLKIYEVTPQPHSNVDDTILICDTCRAQIEKKAELDNNHWTFLSETMWSEIPGIQVVSWRMLNRLKKESWAMENLDMMYLTDEILAWAKATGDHDNDDAVELHKDSNGALLQNGDTVILTKSLDVKGSTLNAKMGTVVKNIRLVEDNTEQIEGKIEGQVIVILTKYVRKQNA; from the coding sequence ATGAAACTGGAAGATCAGTTAAGGCAAAGAAGCGGCAACCAATGTGAATTATGTAAATCAGGCGATTTATTAAAAATATACGAAGTAACGCCTCAGCCTCACAGCAACGTAGATGACACTATCCTGATCTGCGATACCTGCCGTGCACAGATCGAAAAAAAAGCGGAACTGGATAACAACCACTGGACTTTTTTATCAGAAACCATGTGGAGTGAAATACCAGGCATCCAGGTTGTTTCATGGCGGATGCTCAACAGGCTGAAAAAAGAAAGCTGGGCAATGGAGAACCTTGACATGATGTACCTCACCGATGAAATCCTGGCCTGGGCCAAAGCTACCGGCGACCATGATAACGACGACGCTGTTGAATTGCATAAAGACAGTAACGGCGCCCTGTTGCAAAACGGTGATACCGTAATCCTGACAAAATCACTCGATGTAAAAGGCTCTACCTTAAATGCGAAAATGGGCACAGTGGTAAAAAACATTCGCCTGGTAGAAGATAATACCGAACAAATTGAAGGTAAAATAGAGGGCCAGGTAATTGTGATACTTACCAAATATGTAAGAAAGCAGAACGCGTAA
- a CDS encoding PAS domain-containing sensor histidine kinase, whose amino-acid sequence MDKSMPVVNNRPNDVILVSIEKKSGVINGIWPKEARLHGVAGKQCVGKKIQSFLMPGSKAVLKNAISKKNKQSQAIIQLEFCTKKLPEAIYDCSIWQVRKQPLVLMIHKSVQHAAVNASSSKSPKSQSHIPAPDDLIEWEQAERLVKAAEHKFKRILEKMTTPIAVYEVHEPKRFVFINCKFTEWFGYTIEDIPNIEHWRQQAYRDEVYFRSLQKSWQKELKQVYNGEKHESRPFEATVYCKDGSKKELEMSFTTDENLVFITFNNVTERNSFLRALHENEKKFRNISEQLPIPICVFSEQGETRFLNNAFIDTFGYTKEDIPTRKEWLSKAYPDENYRNMVLASRELHARQPQLKARTTLICQFEVTCKDGSKKHIEFSASSGDKNLYVVANDITGKVKAEQDLKESHRQLRELSSYLENIREEERKHISREIHDELGQQLTLIKLDLMQMSKKLNPEEKEMIEKMKQVDQLLAETMKSVRKIATQLRPSILDNLGLVSALEWQSREFEKNFGIHCVFESLLYEPQFTTKQSNALFRIYQEALTNIARHAGATRVDAVLSQEENRIVLEIRDNGKGFNPKEMAHKKTLGLKGMQERALMIDGDFQIESTPGQGTYILISIPILITNQEISQP is encoded by the coding sequence ATGGATAAAAGTATGCCAGTAGTAAATAACCGTCCTAACGATGTCATTTTAGTGTCGATTGAAAAAAAATCAGGTGTAATAAATGGCATTTGGCCAAAGGAAGCGAGGCTGCATGGAGTGGCAGGAAAGCAGTGTGTAGGTAAAAAGATCCAGTCCTTCCTGATGCCCGGCTCAAAAGCTGTGCTGAAAAATGCCATTTCAAAAAAGAATAAACAATCCCAGGCCATCATTCAGCTCGAATTCTGCACAAAAAAATTACCCGAGGCTATCTATGACTGCTCTATTTGGCAGGTACGCAAACAACCATTAGTGTTGATGATACATAAAAGCGTACAACATGCAGCAGTAAACGCGTCATCCTCCAAATCTCCGAAATCTCAGTCCCATATACCGGCCCCGGACGATCTTATTGAATGGGAACAGGCCGAAAGGCTGGTGAAGGCAGCCGAACATAAATTCAAGCGCATTCTTGAAAAAATGACCACGCCTATTGCGGTATATGAAGTACACGAGCCCAAACGGTTTGTGTTCATTAATTGCAAATTCACCGAATGGTTTGGTTACACCATCGAAGATATTCCGAATATTGAACACTGGCGGCAGCAGGCCTATCGCGATGAAGTCTATTTCCGTAGCCTTCAAAAGAGTTGGCAGAAAGAGCTGAAACAGGTATATAATGGAGAGAAACACGAATCCCGTCCCTTTGAGGCAACCGTGTATTGCAAGGATGGAAGTAAGAAGGAGTTGGAAATGTCATTTACAACAGATGAGAATCTTGTTTTTATAACGTTCAATAATGTAACCGAAAGGAACAGTTTCTTAAGGGCCCTGCATGAGAATGAAAAGAAATTCAGGAATATTTCCGAACAATTGCCCATACCTATTTGTGTATTTAGTGAGCAAGGCGAAACCCGTTTCCTGAATAATGCTTTTATCGATACATTTGGTTATACCAAAGAAGATATTCCAACCCGGAAGGAATGGCTGAGCAAGGCCTACCCGGATGAAAATTATCGCAACATGGTGCTTGCCTCCCGGGAACTGCATGCCCGACAACCCCAATTGAAAGCCAGAACAACCTTAATCTGTCAGTTTGAAGTAACCTGTAAGGATGGCTCAAAAAAACACATTGAATTCTCCGCATCCTCAGGCGATAAAAACCTATACGTGGTAGCCAATGATATTACCGGTAAGGTAAAAGCCGAACAGGACCTGAAAGAATCGCACCGGCAATTACGGGAACTCTCCTCCTACCTCGAAAACATCAGGGAGGAAGAACGGAAACATATTTCCCGCGAAATACACGACGAACTGGGTCAGCAACTGACCCTGATAAAGCTCGATCTGATGCAAATGAGCAAAAAGCTGAACCCCGAAGAAAAGGAGATGATAGAAAAAATGAAACAGGTAGATCAGTTGCTGGCGGAAACGATGAAGTCGGTTCGGAAAATAGCCACCCAGCTACGTCCCAGCATCCTCGATAACCTGGGGCTGGTGAGCGCGCTGGAATGGCAAAGCCGCGAGTTTGAAAAGAACTTCGGCATCCACTGTGTTTTTGAAAGTCTGCTGTACGAGCCACAATTTACTACCAAGCAATCCAATGCGCTGTTCCGGATTTACCAGGAGGCGTTGACCAATATTGCCCGGCACGCCGGCGCTACCCGGGTAGATGCTGTGCTGTCGCAGGAAGAAAACAGGATTGTGCTGGAAATTCGCGACAACGGCAAAGGGTTTAACCCGAAAGAGATGGCCCACAAAAAAACACTTGGCCTGAAGGGCATGCAGGAACGGGCATTGATGATAGATGGCGACTTTCAGATTGAAAGCACCCCCGGCCAGGGAACCTATATCCTGATATCCATTCCCATACTAATCACAAACCAGGAAATAAGCCAACCGTGA
- a CDS encoding winged helix-turn-helix domain-containing protein produces MKKLMRDILTNGEFRVNGSLWLEGNGTRFFGPGPVELLQLIEETGSINQAAKKMSMSYKKAWEIVNRLNEIVGSPMVITATGGEKGGGSSLSDEAKELIEWYVSLRERFRRFIEEETLKLH; encoded by the coding sequence ATGAAAAAACTAATGAGGGACATATTGACAAATGGCGAATTCCGGGTGAACGGCAGTTTGTGGCTGGAAGGGAATGGAACCCGCTTTTTTGGTCCCGGCCCGGTTGAGCTGTTACAACTAATTGAAGAAACAGGAAGCATAAACCAGGCTGCCAAAAAAATGAGCATGTCGTATAAAAAAGCCTGGGAAATTGTAAACCGGTTAAATGAGATCGTTGGCAGTCCTATGGTAATTACCGCCACAGGTGGTGAAAAGGGTGGTGGCTCTTCGCTTTCTGACGAAGCCAAGGAACTCATTGAATGGTATGTTTCGTTACGGGAGAGGTTCCGGCGGTTTATTGAGGAAGAGACTTTGAAGCTGCATTAA
- a CDS encoding DoxX family protein produces the protein MKKTNIFYWVFTGLLAFLMLGSAIPDIISHPVAIKGMHEDLGYPVYFIPFIGIAKFLGVVAILTPGFHRLKEWAYAGFTFDLIGATYSIFMAGKPDWVFNIIPLALLAVAYMFYQKRRKLQQERNVDLTRIAVA, from the coding sequence ATGAAAAAGACTAACATTTTCTACTGGGTGTTTACCGGTTTATTGGCTTTCCTGATGCTGGGTTCGGCTATACCTGATATTATAAGTCATCCGGTTGCCATCAAAGGCATGCATGAAGACCTGGGGTATCCGGTATACTTTATCCCTTTTATTGGCATAGCTAAGTTCTTAGGTGTGGTGGCCATTCTTACCCCGGGATTTCACCGGTTAAAAGAATGGGCCTATGCAGGCTTCACATTTGACCTGATCGGCGCCACTTATTCTATCTTCATGGCTGGTAAACCTGACTGGGTGTTTAATATTATTCCTTTGGCTTTATTGGCGGTGGCGTATATGTTCTATCAGAAAAGAAGAAAGTTGCAACAGGAAAGGAACGTTGATCTTACAAGAATAGCTGTTGCTTAG
- a CDS encoding bifunctional ADP-dependent NAD(P)H-hydrate dehydratase/NAD(P)H-hydrate epimerase: MQIFATEQIRAWDEYTIRHEPIASVDLMERAATACYDWLLQNNYKGKAFTIFCGKGNNGGDGLVIARLLAQTNHAVTVNILEFGHKGTVDFQINLARLHNTTATIRFVSSEETVHPIPTGDVVIDALLGSGINRPADGLTAHLIQHINNSNNEVIAIDIPSGLFVDHSSRGNIVIKARYTLSFQCFKPAFLMPENAAGIGDVHLLNIGLLPGFLAIQDSPFQLVDQQMAQQLLQPRKPFSHKGDYGHAAIIAGSYGMMGAAVLCARACLRSGVGKLTCHVPAVGYNIMQTSVPEGMCKTGSPGENDNTGHATQEMDKYDTIGIGPGLGPNPANVSLLYSVFEQNRRPMVIDADGLNAIAREKALLNKIPLGSILTPHPKEFERLFGKTANDYDRIQLALQTATDNNLYIVLKGRYSFIASPDGKGYFNSTGNPGMASGGTGDVLTGMITGLLAQQYSPLHAAILGVFLHGRAGDLAAAYASQPSLIASDLVDFLGQAYQSL; this comes from the coding sequence ATGCAAATTTTTGCTACCGAACAAATTAGAGCGTGGGATGAATACACCATCCGCCACGAACCCATTGCCTCCGTTGACCTGATGGAGCGTGCCGCAACGGCCTGTTACGACTGGTTACTGCAAAACAATTATAAAGGGAAAGCCTTTACCATCTTTTGCGGAAAAGGCAACAATGGCGGTGATGGCCTGGTGATTGCCCGCCTGCTGGCCCAAACCAACCACGCCGTAACCGTTAATATTCTGGAGTTTGGCCATAAGGGCACAGTAGATTTCCAGATCAACCTGGCCCGCCTGCACAACACCACCGCCACTATCCGGTTTGTTTCTTCAGAAGAAACGGTGCATCCCATTCCAACCGGTGACGTAGTAATCGATGCATTATTAGGCTCCGGCATCAACCGCCCTGCCGACGGACTCACCGCCCACCTTATACAACATATTAATAATAGCAATAATGAAGTGATCGCCATCGATATTCCCAGCGGGTTGTTTGTAGACCACAGCAGCCGCGGCAATATTGTAATAAAGGCGCGGTACACCCTTAGTTTTCAGTGTTTTAAACCAGCTTTCCTGATGCCGGAAAACGCGGCAGGTATTGGGGACGTGCATTTGTTGAACATTGGCCTCCTCCCCGGTTTCCTGGCCATCCAGGATTCCCCCTTTCAGTTGGTTGACCAGCAAATGGCGCAGCAACTTCTGCAACCGCGCAAACCATTTTCCCATAAAGGCGATTATGGCCATGCCGCCATCATTGCCGGCAGTTATGGGATGATGGGCGCTGCCGTTTTATGCGCCCGGGCCTGTTTACGCAGCGGAGTGGGCAAGCTCACCTGTCACGTTCCTGCAGTGGGTTACAACATTATGCAAACCTCGGTACCTGAAGGCATGTGCAAAACGGGTTCGCCCGGCGAAAACGACAATACCGGTCACGCCACGCAGGAAATGGACAAATACGACACTATTGGCATTGGCCCGGGGCTGGGGCCGAACCCTGCCAATGTCTCTCTTTTATATTCGGTTTTTGAGCAGAACCGCCGGCCCATGGTGATCGATGCGGATGGGTTGAACGCGATAGCACGGGAAAAAGCGCTGTTGAACAAGATCCCTTTAGGCTCCATACTAACGCCGCATCCCAAAGAATTTGAACGGTTGTTTGGAAAAACGGCCAACGATTACGACCGCATTCAGCTGGCCCTGCAAACGGCAACCGATAATAATTTATACATTGTATTAAAAGGCAGGTATTCTTTTATCGCCTCCCCCGATGGCAAGGGCTATTTTAACAGTACCGGCAACCCCGGGATGGCCAGCGGTGGCACCGGGGATGTGCTCACGGGCATGATAACCGGCCTGCTGGCGCAGCAATATTCCCCCCTGCACGCCGCTATTTTGGGGGTATTCCTGCATGGCCGTGCAGGCGATCTGGCCGCGGCCTATGCCTCCCAGCCCTCACTGATAGCCTCTGACCTGGTAGATTTTTTAGGGCAGGCCTATCAATCGTTATAA
- a CDS encoding serine hydrolase domain-containing protein: MKNIVRLLLTLVVLESCARVNNKKVTSSPMNEGDTSSLTHATPLTPEELSNYKRMVSSHVDSTFSKTRFNGSVLVAKNGHIIYEMYTGFVDPRTRKDSITPSTPFHLASVSKTFTGMATLKLWQDGKLNIDDPVSKYLPGFPLDAVTVRLLLNHRSGIPKYDHYMGSMGWDKHKMVSNQDVLDFLIANYKKIPIAPANHGFSYSNTNFALLALIIEKVSGMTYPEYLKKTFFEPLGMKDTYVFTLADSAKYLPSFYYSGKEYRFEFLDAVYGDKNVYSTVRDLLKWDQGLKNESLFKKATLDQAYSGYSFEKPGTHNYGLGWRMYLLTNGKKLIYHNGWWHGNRTSFYRMQDEDATIIALCNNDCRYVYKVKEMADIFGDYLQNGNHYDDDDPSQPQAAGVVEKPVVKRRSHAVAHKKRSSGHRSAKK; the protein is encoded by the coding sequence GTGAAAAACATAGTTAGGTTGTTGCTAACCCTGGTGGTATTAGAGAGTTGTGCACGTGTCAATAATAAGAAGGTTACTTCCTCCCCTATGAATGAAGGTGATACTTCATCCCTTACTCATGCCACCCCGTTAACCCCCGAAGAACTGAGTAATTATAAGCGAATGGTCAGCAGCCATGTCGACTCAACCTTCAGTAAAACCAGGTTCAATGGCAGTGTGCTGGTGGCAAAAAACGGACACATCATTTATGAAATGTACACCGGCTTCGTAGATCCCCGCACCAGGAAAGATTCCATCACGCCTTCCACCCCATTCCATCTTGCCTCAGTATCAAAGACCTTTACCGGTATGGCCACCCTCAAACTGTGGCAGGACGGCAAGCTCAATATCGACGATCCCGTTTCAAAATACTTACCCGGCTTTCCTTTGGATGCCGTAACTGTGCGGCTGTTGCTGAACCATCGCAGTGGCATTCCCAAGTACGACCACTATATGGGCAGTATGGGTTGGGATAAACACAAAATGGTTTCCAACCAGGATGTACTCGATTTCCTCATCGCCAACTACAAGAAAATACCTATAGCGCCGGCCAACCATGGCTTCAGCTATTCCAATACCAACTTTGCCTTGCTGGCCCTCATCATTGAAAAAGTCAGCGGCATGACGTACCCCGAATACCTGAAAAAGACATTTTTCGAACCGTTGGGGATGAAAGACACTTATGTGTTCACCCTCGCCGATTCAGCGAAATATTTGCCCTCCTTTTATTACAGCGGAAAAGAATATAGGTTCGAATTCCTCGATGCGGTGTATGGCGACAAAAACGTATACAGCACCGTACGCGACCTGCTGAAATGGGACCAGGGCCTGAAAAATGAGTCGCTCTTTAAAAAGGCTACCCTCGACCAGGCTTATTCCGGTTACAGCTTTGAAAAACCGGGCACCCACAATTATGGCCTGGGCTGGCGGATGTACCTGTTGACTAATGGCAAAAAATTGATTTACCACAATGGCTGGTGGCATGGCAACCGCACCTCCTTCTATCGCATGCAGGATGAAGATGCTACCATTATAGCCCTTTGTAATAATGACTGCCGCTATGTATACAAGGTAAAAGAAATGGCCGATATTTTCGGCGATTACCTGCAAAACGGCAACCACTACGACGATGACGACCCCAGCCAGCCACAAGCGGCCGGAGTGGTTGAAAAGCCTGTAGTAAAACGCCGCTCACACGCCGTGGCCCATAAAAAGAGATCTTCCGGCCACCGTTCTGCAAAAAAGTAA
- a CDS encoding GNAT family N-acetyltransferase, whose protein sequence is MQNNYPFWQLDNPAWWALTGVQQQFATGAQPMKRYQRGILPFAAIETATTPNLVALRGLLEPGEIFYLIGELPPLPPGIQLLKELPCAQMVLQQPIKLPDNAISITPLNASHSDDMLNLINKVQPGYYEKDTWRLGNYAGIWQQDQLVAIAGERMRLEQLTEISAICTDPAYTGRQYAQYLIAHLCNTNLQTGNTPFLHVLHTNERAIRLYEYLGFTTRRTISFWQLVSSE, encoded by the coding sequence ATGCAAAACAACTATCCATTCTGGCAACTTGATAACCCGGCCTGGTGGGCGCTTACCGGTGTTCAGCAACAGTTTGCCACCGGCGCCCAACCCATGAAACGCTATCAACGGGGCATTCTGCCATTTGCAGCCATAGAAACAGCAACCACCCCAAACCTGGTTGCCCTGCGCGGACTGCTTGAACCCGGTGAGATTTTTTATCTGATCGGCGAGCTGCCTCCATTGCCCCCGGGTATTCAGCTGTTAAAAGAATTGCCTTGCGCGCAAATGGTGCTGCAACAGCCAATCAAATTACCAGACAATGCCATTTCAATTACCCCGCTGAATGCATCGCATAGTGATGACATGCTCAACCTTATAAACAAAGTGCAGCCAGGATATTATGAAAAAGACACCTGGCGCCTGGGCAATTATGCCGGTATTTGGCAGCAGGATCAACTGGTGGCTATTGCCGGGGAGCGTATGCGGCTTGAACAGTTAACCGAAATAAGCGCCATTTGTACAGACCCGGCCTATACCGGTCGCCAATATGCACAATACCTGATAGCCCATTTATGCAACACCAACCTGCAAACAGGCAATACACCTTTTCTGCATGTGTTACATACAAACGAACGGGCCATCAGGTTATATGAATACCTGGGATTCACCACAAGAAGAACGATCAGCTTCTGGCAATTGGTGAGTAGTGAGTAG
- the serA gene encoding phosphoglycerate dehydrogenase — translation MTDKQITSYPKEKINILLLENISDTAVKFFKDNGYTSVKKVTGALSEEDLIKEVKDVHLLGIRSKTQITPRVLDAAKKLQAIGCFCIGVNQVDLKYAKQQGVAVFNAPYSNTRSVAELVIGLSILLIRRIVDKNKAAHEGVWMKEAKGSYEMRGKTLGIIGYGNIGTQVSILAEAMGMHVIFYDTITKLPLGNAIAKKTLKEVVSQADIITLHVPETPATKNMINKNVIKNFKKGSILINYARGEVVELDALARALEEKQLSGAAVDVYPWEPEKNGDKFSTPLQGLSNVILTPHIGGSTEEAQENIGEDVSNKLYQYLEHGTSIGSHTVPTLSLPLQEGVHRILHIHRNVPGVLSAINTTLSNAKINILGQYLKTNDEIGYVVLDIDKKLSNTAMQLLKEVKDTIKVRLLY, via the coding sequence ATGACCGACAAACAAATTACGAGTTATCCCAAGGAAAAGATAAACATTCTTCTACTTGAGAACATCTCTGACACGGCTGTTAAATTCTTTAAAGACAATGGTTACACATCCGTTAAAAAAGTAACGGGGGCATTAAGTGAAGAAGACCTGATTAAGGAAGTGAAGGACGTGCATTTGCTGGGTATCCGATCCAAAACGCAGATCACGCCGCGTGTACTGGATGCTGCAAAGAAACTTCAGGCTATCGGTTGCTTTTGTATTGGTGTTAATCAGGTTGATCTAAAATATGCTAAACAACAGGGTGTTGCGGTGTTCAATGCGCCGTATTCCAACACCCGTTCGGTAGCAGAGCTGGTTATTGGTCTGTCAATTTTGTTGATCAGACGCATTGTAGATAAGAACAAAGCCGCCCATGAAGGCGTATGGATGAAAGAAGCGAAGGGTAGTTATGAAATGCGTGGCAAAACCCTGGGGATAATCGGGTATGGGAATATCGGCACCCAGGTAAGCATTCTGGCCGAAGCCATGGGGATGCATGTTATCTTCTACGATACCATTACCAAGCTGCCGCTGGGTAATGCCATTGCCAAGAAAACCCTGAAAGAAGTGGTAAGCCAGGCAGATATTATAACGCTGCATGTACCCGAAACGCCCGCTACCAAAAACATGATCAACAAGAACGTGATCAAGAACTTTAAAAAGGGTTCTATTCTTATAAACTATGCCCGTGGCGAAGTAGTTGAACTGGATGCACTGGCCAGGGCGTTGGAAGAAAAACAACTGAGCGGCGCCGCAGTGGATGTGTATCCCTGGGAGCCTGAAAAGAACGGCGACAAATTCTCTACCCCGTTACAGGGTTTAAGCAACGTGATCCTGACCCCGCACATAGGTGGTTCTACCGAAGAGGCGCAGGAAAACATTGGGGAAGATGTAAGTAATAAACTGTACCAGTACCTGGAGCATGGCACCAGCATTGGTTCGCACACCGTGCCTACCTTAAGCCTGCCGCTGCAAGAGGGTGTACATCGCATTCTGCATATTCACCGCAACGTGCCAGGGGTGCTTTCAGCCATCAACACTACCTTGTCGAACGCCAAGATCAACATCCTGGGCCAGTACCTGAAAACAAATGATGAAATAGGGTATGTGGTGCTTGACATCGATAAGAAGTTATCGAACACAGCGATGCAGTTGTTGAAAGAGGTGAAGGATACTATTAAGGTGAGATTGCTGTATTAA
- a CDS encoding response regulator — MTKFLIADDHSLIRKGLSTLLREEFPGSEVSEVTDSSALLQEAVAEKWDLIISDISMPGRNILETLKQLKKVLPNTPVLILSVHPEDQYVVRALKAGASGYLNKESHPDELLKAVRQLLQGKKYVSAEGAEKLAASFGDDPNQLPHEKLSEREFDVLKRLASGKTVSEIATSLSLSVNTISTYRSRILEKMSMQNNAELTLYAIENKLI, encoded by the coding sequence GTGACAAAATTTTTAATTGCCGATGATCATAGCCTTATCCGCAAAGGCCTGAGCACCCTCTTACGGGAAGAATTTCCCGGCTCCGAAGTAAGCGAAGTAACCGATTCTTCTGCCCTGCTGCAGGAAGCTGTTGCCGAAAAATGGGACCTGATTATTTCAGATATTTCCATGCCTGGCCGCAACATCCTGGAAACCCTGAAGCAACTGAAAAAGGTGTTGCCCAATACCCCCGTGTTGATCCTGAGCGTGCATCCTGAGGACCAGTATGTGGTACGGGCCCTGAAAGCGGGCGCTTCCGGTTATCTGAATAAAGAAAGCCATCCCGATGAACTGCTGAAAGCCGTGCGTCAACTGTTGCAGGGCAAAAAATATGTAAGCGCCGAAGGAGCCGAAAAGTTAGCGGCCTCGTTTGGCGACGATCCCAACCAGCTACCGCACGAAAAACTATCAGAACGGGAATTTGATGTGCTGAAACGACTGGCCTCCGGGAAAACGGTTTCCGAAATCGCCACCTCCCTTTCCTTAAGCGTAAACACCATAAGCACCTACCGGTCGCGAATACTTGAAAAGATGAGTATGCAGAACAATGCGGAACTTACATTGTATGCTATTGAAAATAAATTAATATAA